The following nucleotide sequence is from Futiania mangrovi.
GCATGACGAGGAAGCCATCGTCACCGCCGACCACGTGGTCGACATCGGCCCCGGCGCGGGCGTCCACGGCGGGCAGATCATCGCGGAGGGCACGCCGGACGAGATCATGGCGAACCCGGCCTCGCTGACCGGGCAATATCTCATCGGACTGCGCCAGGTGCCGATCCCGAAGACGCGGCGCAAGCCCAAGGCGAGAAAGACGCTGCGGGTCGTGGGCGCACGCGGCAACAATCTGCGCGGCGTGACGGCGGAGATCCCGCTCGGCCTCTTCACCTGCATCACCGGCGTGTCGGGGGGCGGGAAATCCACGCTGACCATCGAGACGCTCTACAAGGCTGCGGCGCGCAGGCTCAATGGCGCGCGCGTGAACGCCGCCCCGCACGACGCGATCGAGGGGCTCGAATACCTCGACAAGGTCATCGACATCGACCAGAGCCCCATCGGGCGCACGCCGCGGTCGAACCCGGCGACCTACACCGGCGCGTTCGGCCCCATCCGCGACTGGTTTGCGGGGCTCCCGGAATCCCAGGCGCGCGGCTACAAGCCCGGGCGCTTCTCCTTCAACGTGAAGGGCGGGCGCTGCGAGGCGTGCCAGGGCGACGGCGTCATCAAGATCGAGATGCACTTCCTACCCGACGTCTATGTCCAGTGCGACGTCTGCAAGGGCAAGCGCTACAACCGCGAGACGCTGGAAGTGACGTGGAAGGGCCGGTCCATCGCCGACGTGCTCGACATGACGGTCGAGGACGCGGTGGACGTGTTCAAGGCGGTGCCCGCGGTGCGCGAGAAGATGGAGACGCTGGCGCGCGTCGGCCTCGGCTACATCAAGGTGGGCCAGCAGGCCACCACGCTTTCAGGCGGCGAGGCGCAGCGCATCAAGCTCGCCAAGGAACTCTCGCGCCGGGCGACGGGGCGCACGCTCTACATCCTCGACGAGCCGACGACGGGCCTGCATTTCGAGGACGTGCGCAAGCTGCTTGAGGTGCTGCACGAGCTTGTCGACCAAGGCAACACGGTCATCGTGATCGAGCACAATCTGGAGGTCATCAAGACCGCCGACTGGCTGGTCGACCTCGGCCCCGAGGGCGGAACGGGCGGCGGGGAGGTCGTTGCGGCAGGCACGCCGGAGGAGGTTGCACGCGCCGAACGCTCCCATACCGGGCGCTACCTGCGCGACATTCTTTCCAAGGGAGGCGTGAAGACGCTCAAGGCCAGCGCCTAAACCACACGCGCTCTACAGCAGATTGTGTTGCAATATGGGACAAAATGAGTTAACGTCCCAGTTAGCGACATAATGTGGAGGGCGCAATGTACGACCTGCATTCCACTCAACCGGTGTTCGTCCCGATCCAGGCGGATGACTTGCCGGGTGCCTTCTCCCTCGACCCCGATGCGGCGGGGACGGGGGGCGCGACGTCGGCGGGCGGCGGGCTCCAGATCGCCTCGTCCGGCACCGCCGCAGGGGCAGGGCTCATCGCCGCGAACACCTCCCCACCTTTTGTGGACCAGGACATCGCGTTCCCCCCGGCCCTCAACCCGTCCGTCGACGCGATATTCGGTGCAGGCTACACCGCCGGGCTTCCCGGCGGGACGGCTGGCCTGAGCTATGGGGACTATTTTCAACAATGGAAGCCTTCCACGGACTTCGGAACGGCGGGGCTGAACCAGGCGACAGGCCAGGCCGCCGCCTTCGTCAATCTCGATGCAATGCCGCAGCTTGCCCAGATCACCGGCCTGTCGGTCCAGCAAGCGACCGATCTCGCCGCCAGCAATGAGGTCGCGGCAAAGCTTGTCTATGGGGACCCGAACCTCCCGAACGATGACGTGACGGTGGAGGTCATCGCCGAGGCCGTCACCTGGCACGCGGGCAACACACAGTTCGACGGCCGGTATACGCCGGTCGGACTGAACAACATCATCATCGGCGCCTTCTCACCGAACGCCAACGCCGGATACCGGGAGTTCGCCGAGATCGCAATTCCCGCGCTCGGCCAGTATGCGCTGGACAACGGCCTCGGCGTCGGGACGGTGGAGGAACGCGGACAGGACTTCCTGCAGCTGCTGGCGGGGGCCGCAGTCATGCCGAACGGCCAGTACAACTCCTCCAACATGACGTGGGACAATCTGACCTCGTACGTCGAGAACCTGCAGGGTGTAGACGACGGCGAAGCCTTCGTCCGCGGCATGGGCCAGGCCCTGGGGGCTGCCTTTGCCCAGGCTGCGCAGCAGAGGATCGGGAACTGAACGGGACGCGGCGTTCCCGCCCCCTTGACCGGGACCCGGCGTTGGCGCACATCCTCGGCCCATGGAACCGATCCACATCATCGGCGGCGGGCTCGCGGGCTCGGAAGCCGCCTGGCAGGCGGCGGAGGCAGGCGTGCCCGTCGTCCTCCACGAGATGCGGCCCGTGCGCACCACGGACGCGCACCAGACGGACCGTTTCGCGGAGCTTGTCTGCTCCAACTCATTCCGGTCCGACGATGCAGACCATAACGCCGTCGGCCTGCTGCACGAGGAGATGCGGCGCGCGAACTCCCTCATCATGGCGATGGGAGACCGGCACAAGGTGCCCGCGGGCGGCGCGCTCGCCGTCGACCGGGAGGGGTTTTCGGAGGCCGTGACGGCGGCGCTCACGGCTCATCCCAATGTGACACTGGTGCGCGAGGAGGTGGCGGGCCTGCCCCCCGAAGACTGGTCGAGCGTGATCGTGGCCACGGGCCCCCTCACCTCGCCCGCGCTGGCCGCCGCGATCCGCGACCTGACCGGCGAGGGGGAGCTGGCCTTCTTCGACGCCATCGCGCCCATCGTCTACAAGGAGTCCATCGACTTCGGCGTGGCGTGGTTCCAGTCGCGCTACGACAAGGAAGGCCCCGGCGGCACGGGCAAGGACTACATCAACTGCCCGATGAACCGGGAGGAGTACGACCGCTTCCTCGACGCGCTGATTGCCGCGCCCAAGACCGAGTTCAAGGAGTGGGAGAAGGACACGCCCTATTTCGAGGGGTGCCTGCCCATCGAGGTGATGGCCGCGCGCGGGCGCGACACGCTGCGCTACGGGCCGATGAAGCCCGTGGGTCTCGACGATCCGCGCACGGGGCGCTGGCCCTATGCCGTGGTGCAGCTGCGCCAGGACAATGCGCTGGGCACGCTCTACAACATGGTCGGCTTCCAGACGAAGCTGAAATACGGCGCGCAGACGGAGGTGTTCCGCCTCATCCCGGGGCTCGAGAACGCGGAGTTCGCGCGCCTGGGCGGCATCCACCGCAATACCTTCATCAATTCGCCGAAACTGCTCGATGGGCGCCTGCGGCTGAAGGCAAGGCCATCCTTGCGCTTCGCGGGCCAGATGACCGGCTGCGAGGGCTATGTGGAATCCGCCGCGATGGGCCTGCTCGCGGGCCGGTTCGCGGCGGCCGAGCGCAAGGGCGAGACGCCCTCGCTCCCGCCGGCCGAGACCGCGTTCGGTGCATTGCTCGGCCACATCACGGGCGGGGCGGCGGCCGAGACCTACCAGCCGATGAACGTCAATTTCGGGCTGTTCCCGCCGCTCGACGGCCCGAAGATCAAGGGCAAGCGGGACCGGGCGAAGGCCTACTCCGCCCGCGCGCGCGCCGCGCTGTCAGACTGGCTGGGCGCAGGCGAAGCGGCCGCCGCGGAATGACGCCTCAGTAGCGGCCGCCGAGCGCGCGCAGGAACAGGCGCAGGGTCGCGCCCGCCCCCGGTTGCACGTCGGGGCTGGCGAACGGGTCGCCGCCGTCGCGCATCAGGCGGGCGAGATGCGTTTCCGCCAGCGTCAGGGGCAGCAGTGCAGGTACGGCGGCGCGCGGCATCCGGCGTGCGGAAACACGGGCACGCGCCGCGTGGGCCATCGCACAGTCGAGCACGTCGCGCACGACCGGGGCGGCGCCCGACCGGGTTTCGGCGCCGAACAGCACATGCGGGTCGATGTCGTGGCGGGCGAAGAGATCGGCCGGCAACACGATGCGGCCCTGCGCAGCGTGGACCGGAACGGCACGCGCAATTCCGATCAGGGCGAAGGCCGTTCCGGCGGCACGGGCGGCGGCCTCCCCCTCCTCGTCGAGACCGGGCGCGAGCGCGCGGGCCGCGAGGACATGAAGCCCGCCGGAGGTCGCGTCCGCATAGGCTTCGAGCGCGGCAAGCGTCTCGTGCGGGCGGTCCTCAAGGTCCGCCTCGCGCGCGTCGATCAGCGCGTCGAACGCCTCCCGCGGCAGATCGGCCGCGCGGATCGTGCGGGCCAGCGCCTCGGCCACCGGATGACGGCGGACCGGACCGCCCGCGAACGCCTCCTCCACCGCCTCGCGCCACCATTGCAGGCGGATGTGGCCGATCATCGCTTCGGACACCGCCTCGCGCGTGCGCGCAACCTCGAGATTGAACGCATAGAGCGCCAGAAGATGCGCGCGCCCCCCCGGCCCCGCAAACAGCGCGCCGCGATAGCGGTCGGGATCCCCGGCCCGCACCGTCGCGTCGAGGTCGTCCGCCGCATCCGCGTGGTCATGCGCGTGTGTCACCGTCACTCCGTTCACCAACTGCCATGCCCCGTCAGATAGGCGGGCGGATGCGAAACGCCCAGCGCGGCCCTCTCGTTGCATGGCCGCCTTTCGCGCGCAAGCGGACTTCCATGCGCGCCCGGCTGTGCTACATGTCGTGTCGTGTCCGGGGCGGGGATACCGGCGCGCGCGGCGTCGGGCCGATGCGCTTCCTTGCCCCGCGCCCGTGCGGACGCGGCCTTGGCTGGCAAGGATCCTCCGGCGGGTCCGACGCGTTACGAGACCCAAGGGGTCCGGGGATCAGCGGCTGTCGTACGCGCCCCCCGGCTCCGCCACAACGAATTGACCGCAAGAACCAGGAAAGGACAGGACATGGCGATCGAGCTTCCCCCGCTGCCCTATGCGAAGGACGCGCTGGAGCCGCACATCTCGGCCAACACGCTCGACTTCCACCACGGCAAGCACCACAACACCTATGTTGTGAACCTGAACAAGGCGATCGACGGCACCCCGATGGCGTCGAAGTCGCTGGAAGAGATCATCAAGGCGTCCTGGGCCGAGAAGAACATGGGCGTGTTCAACAACGCCGCCCAGGTCTGGAACCACACCTTCTACTGGAACTCGATGAAGCCCAATGGCGGCGGCAAGCCGACGGGCGACATCGCCGCGAAGATCGACGCCGACTTCGGCTCCTACGAGAAGTTCGCCGAGGAGTTCAAGGCGGCGGGCGCGACGCAGTTCGGTTCCGGCTGGGCGTGGCTCGTGCTCGACGGCGGCAAGCTGAAGGTCACCAAGACGCCGAACGCGGAACTGCCGATGACCTCGGGCGCGACCGCGATCCTGACGATGGACGTGTGGGAGCACGCCTATTACCTCGACTACCAGAACCGCCGGCCTGACTACATGTCGACCTTCCTCGACAAGCTGGTGAACTGGGACTTCGCGAACGCGAACCTGAAGGCGGCCTGATCCCCTTCGAGGGATCGCTGCACGGTCGAAACCTGCAAAAGGGGCGGCTGCCGTCGGGCACCGCCCCTTTCGCATGGATCTGGGCGCTGTGGAGACGCGGCTCAGGCGCGGGCGAAACGCTCCTCCGCGATGCGGTCGGCGATGTCGGAAGTGGCACGGCCTTCCCGCTCCGCCCGCGCGAGGATCTCCCCGACCGTGTCCGCAATGCGGGCGCGGCGGGCGTCGGCCTCCGCTGCGTCGTAGCCCAGCGCGGTGCGCGCCACCTCGATAAGCCCGCCGGCGTTGGCCAGATAGTCGGGCACATAGACGACGCCGCGGGCGCGCAAGGCCTCCCCGTGCCGTGCCTTCGCAAGCTGGTTGTTGGCCGCCCCGCAGACGAGGCGGACGCGCAACTCAGGGATCGTCGCATCATCGAGGCCGGCGCCCATCGCGCACGGTGCGAAGATGTCGGCGTCGGCGCGGTGGATCGCGTCCGGGCTCGCGCGGGTCGCCCCTGTCTCCACCGCCACGGACTGTGCGCGATCGGTGTCGATGTCGGAGACGACGAGACGCGCCCCCTCCACCGACAGCATCCGGGCTAGGCTCGCCCCCACATGGCCGAGGCCCTGGATCGCAACCCGCACGCCGTCCATGCAGTCGCTGCCCGTCATGTGCCGCCACGCCGCCTTCATGGCAATCAGGACGCCGGCCGCTGTCTTGGGACTGGGGTCGCCGACCCCGGCAGAAATCCCGCCGACATGGGACGTCTGGGTACGCACGGCGTCCATGTCCTCGACCGTCGTACCCACATCCTCCGCCACGATGTAGCGTCCGCCCAGCGCATCGACCGCACGGCCGAAGGCGCGGAAGAGTTCGGGCGACTTGTGCCGCGCGGGATCGCCAAGGATCACCGACTTGCCGCCGCCCAGTGCCAGGCCCGCCAGCGCGGCCTTGTAGGTCATGGCGCGCGACAGACGCAATGCGTCGGCGATGGCGTCCGCCTCGTGCGCGTAGGACCACATGCGACAGCCGCCGAGCGCTGGCCCCAGCGAGGTATTGTGGATCGCGACGATCGCGCGCAGCCCCGTCGCCGCGTCTGTCACGAAGATCACGCGCTCGTGCCCGTCGAAATCGGGGGCCGTGAACAGGGTCATGGCCGCGCCCTCCTCGCCCATCGCTGCGGAATATGGCACAGGAGGCAAGCGTGCGGCCGAATCCGCCCCTGGGGCAAGGCCCGGGAAAACCCGGTCAGGCGACCGCGATCAGCGCGGCGGCGACGCGCCGGGCCTCGGACAGCAGCACATTGTAGGTCCGGCAGGCCGCACCGGTATCCATGAACTCGACGCCGATCCCCTGCGCCTCCAGGTCCGCGACGACGTCCGGCGCAGGCCGCGCGATCCGCGCGCCCGTGCCGATCAGCAGCACGTCGACGGCGTTGCTGCCCGATGCCCCTGCCTCACGCACGGGCGCAAGACTTTCAGCCGTAAGCCCGCCCAGATCTGCGATCCCCCACGGCAGGATACCGGACGGAAGCAGCAGCAGCGAACCCTCGTGGAAGGTGCCCTGGATGCGGAACCCGCCGTCTCCGTACCCGTCGACGGGCGGCTGGCCGGAGAAGACGAGCTCTTCGAGACGGATCGACATGTGCGCCTCCGTGGCCAGCCTGGTCGTCAGGCGCTGGCGCCCTTCGTCGTCTTGCCCGCGCCCTCCCCGCTCCAGTCGCGGCGCACGCCCAGGTACTTGAGCGTCGGCGAGGCGATGAAGATCGAGGAATAGGTGCCGATCACAATGCCGAAGATCATCGCGAACACGAAATTGTGGATCACCGGACCGCCGAAATAGAACAGGGCAAGCAGCGCCAGCAGCGTCGTGCCCGAGGTCACGAGGGTGCGCGACAGCGTCTCGTTGATCGAGAGGTCGATCAGCTCCGGCAGGTCCATCTTCTTGTACTTGCGGAGATTCTCCCGAATCCGGTCGTACACGACGACCGTGTCGTTGATCGAGTAGCCGAGAATGGTCAGCAGCGCGGCAACGATGGGCAGGCCGAACTCCAGCTGGAAGACCGAAAATATGCCGAGCGTCAGGATCACGTCGTGGGTCAGCGACGCGACCGCGCCTACCCCGAACTGCGTGTCGAACCGCAGCCAGATGTAGAACAGCATCGCGATGACGGCGACAACGACCGCGAGCACGCCGTCGAACACGAGCTCGTCGCCCACCTTCGGCCCCACGACCTCGACCCGGCGGTAGGAGACGCCCTCACCGAACCGCTCACCCAGCGCGGCGCGAACCTCGGTCACGACGGCCTGCTGGGCAGCGTCCCCGCCCGGCTGCTCCGCCACGCGGATCAGCACGTCGTTGGCGTTGCCGAACTCCTGCACCTGGACCTCGCCGAGGCCCAGGCCGCCCATCACCTCGCGCACGGCGCCAAGGTCGGCGGGCTCCTCGAAGCCGATCTCGATCATCGTGCCGCCCTGGAAGTCGATGCCGAAATTGAGGCCGATGGTCGCGACCGCGCCGATGGACGCAATCACGAGAAGCCCCGACGCCAGGAAGAAGGCGCGCGCGAACCGCATGAACGGAATGTGCGGTATCTTGCCGGAACGGTGGAACCAGGCCATGCGGGCCGTCTCCTCAGATTGCAAGGGTCTTGGGGCGCGCGCGGCGCACCCACAGGGCCACCATAAGGCGGGTCAGCATGACGGCAGTGAACACCGAGGTGATGATGCCGATCCCCAACGTGACGGCGAAACCGCGCACCGGGCCGGAGCCCAGCTGGAAGAGGATGGCAGCGGCGATCAGCGTGGTGACGTTGGCGTCGATGATCGTGCCGAACGCGCGCTGGTAGCCGGTGTCGATGGCGTTCACGGGACTCTTGCCGTTGGCGAGCTCCTCCCGTATCCGCTCGAACACGAGCACGTTGGCATCGACCGCCATGCCCATCGTCAGCACGATGCCCGCGATGCCGGGAAGCGTCAGCGTCGCGCCCAGCGCCGACAGCGCGCCCACGATGAGCACCAGGTTCACGACCAGCGCCAGCGCCGCGAAGATACCGAAACGCGCATAGTAGATGGCCATGAAGGCGATGACCGAGACGAACCCGACGACGGCGGCCACCTCGCCCGCCTCGATCGAATCCTGGCCGAGGTCGGGACCGACGGTCCGCTCCTCCACGATCACGAGCGAGGCAGGCAGCGCGCCCGCCCGCAGCAGGATCGCGAGGTTGTTCGCGCTCTCGAACGTGAAATTGCCGGTGATGATGCCGTTGCCGCCGAGGATCGGGCTCTGGATCACCGGCGCGGAGATCACCTTGCCGTCGAGCACGATGGCGAAGGGCCGTCCGACATTGGCGGTGGTCACGTCGCCGAACTTCTTGGCGCCCGCGCCGTCGAAGCGGAAGCCAACCGCGGGCTGGCCGCCCTGATCGGTCGTCGGGAAGGCGTCGACAAGGCTTTCGCCCGTCACCAGGGCTCGCTTCTCCACGACATATTGCTGGTTGTAGCCGTCCTGGGAAGGCACGACCATCCCGCTCGGCGGAACGTTTCCGGCGGCGATATCCTGCGGCGAAACGCCCACGTCGACGAGATGGAAGGTCATCTTCGCCGTCTCGGTGATGATCTGCTTGAGGCCCGCCACGTCACGCAAGCCAGGCACCTGCACGAGGATGCGGTCGGAGCCCTGGCGCTGGATCGTCGGGTCGAGCGTGCCGAGCGCGTCGATCCGGCGCCGCAGCACCGTGATCGCCTGCGCGACCGTGTTGGCGGCCCGCTGCTCCTGCGCCGCCTCGGTCATCACGATGCGGACGAGCGTGCTCTCCTCGACCGAAACCTCGAGATCGGGACCGCCGCCGATTCCGGCCATGCCGGTGTCGACCGTGCCGATCAGGCCACGGATGCGGGAAAGCGCGGTGTCCATCTCCGCCTGGTCGCGGATCCGGACGACCACCGCCCCGTCGACAACACGCAGCGCGGTGTAGCCGATGCTCGGCGTCTGGCCGCGCAGCACGTCGCGCACGTCGTCGCGCACCGTCTCCAGCCGGTCGAGATAGACCTCCTCGACATCCAGTTCGAGCAGCAGGTGCGCGCCCCCCTGCAGGTCGAGGCCGAGGCGCACCTGGTCGCTGGGCACGGCATCGGGCAGGCTGTCGAGCACCGAGCGCGGCAACACGTTCGGCAAGGCGAAGATCAGACCCGCGAGACAGACCGCGAGGATCGTGAGGATCTTCCAGCGTGCGAAATAGAGCATGGACTAGCGGCCCGACCCTGTTGGACGATTGCGCAGAGGCATGTGGCCAGCATGCACCGGCCAGACAAGCCGGGGATTACTTTTCCGCCGGCTCGCCCTTGGAGACGACGTCGGCGACGGTCGAGCGCACGATCCGCACCCGCACGCCGTCGGCGAGTTCCACCTCCAGCTCACCGTCGTCCACGACCTTGGTCACCTTCGCGAGGATGCCGCCGCCGGTCACGATCTTGTCGCCGCGGCGCACCGCCTCGATCTTCGCGCGATGCTCCTTCATCCGCTTCTGCTGCGGACGGATGAGCAGGAAATAGAAGATCGCGATGATCGCGATGATGAAGGGAAGCTGAAGGAGAAAGGCGTCTGCTCCGCCCCCACCAGCGGCCTGGGCATATGCCGGCGTCACGAACATCAGGAAACCCTCGGAATCTGGTTGGCATGGCGGCGCGGCGCATGCGGCGGACCTGCCGCCGGTACGGCCCCGCCGCAAAGTGTGCGGACTATACCGGGCGACCCCAGGATTGCAAGGGATGCAAGGCCCCCTGCGCCCTCGCGAACGCCCGCGGCACTTGCGCACAGGCTACCCCGGTCCTAAACGGGGGACCGAACCCAGAAGACGAGCGCCCCATCGAGGAGAGCCCGTGCCGATGACCGTTTCCGATCCGCTCGCAGCCGACATCGCCCGCATCGCCGACGCGCTGGAGCGGCTGGCTCCGCCCGCCCCGCCGGTCGTGGACCTTGCCGCCGCCGACGCCTTCGTCTGGCACGCCGGGCCCGACTGGCTCGAACCCGTCGCAAAGGTGAACCGGGTCGACATGTCCCTGCTGCACGGCATCGACCGGATGCGCGATGCGCTCTACGAGAACACGCAGCGCTTCGCCGACGGGTTTCCGGCGAACAACGCCCTGCTCTGGGGTGCGCGCGGCATGGGGAAAAGCTCGCTCGTCAAGGCGATCCATGCAGAGCTTCTGCGCGACCGTCCGGGCCGCCTCGTGCTTGTCGAGATCCACCGCGAGGATCTCGTCAGCCTGCCCCGCCTGATGAAGGCGATCCGCGGCCTCGACCGCCGCTTCATCGTTTTCTGCGACGACCTGTCGTTCGATTCCGACGACACGACCTACAAGTCACTCAAGGCCGCGCTCGACGGCGGGATCGAGGGCCGGCCGGAGAACGTCGTGTTCTACGCCACCTCGAACCGGCGGCATCTCATGCCGCGCGACATGATGGAAAACGAGCGCTCGACCGCCATCAACCCGTCGGAAGCGGTGGAGGAGAAGGTGTCGCTCTCGGACCGCTTCGGCCTCTGGCTCGGCTTCCACAATTGCGGTCAGGACGAGTTCCTGGCGATGATCGAGGGCTATATCGCCCACTATGACATCGACGTCCCGCGCGAGACCTGGCAGCCGGAAGCGCTGGAATGGGCGATGACGCGGGGCGCGCGTTCGGGCCGCGTCGCGTGGCAGTTCATCACCGACCTCGCGGGACGCACCGGCACCCGGCTCGGCTGAGCCGGGTGCCAGCGACATTTTTCAGCCGTTGCCGCGCGCCGCGCCGCCGCCCGCAACCGGGCGCTGCTCGAGGAAGGGCACGGGATCGAGCGCGACCGTGCCCTTGCGGATCTCGAAGTGCACCTGCGGCTCGCTGACGCCGCCGGTCGTGCCCGCCAGCGCGACGACCTGGCCCTTGCGGACCGTCTGGCCCTTCTGGACGAGCAGTTCCTTGGCATGGGCATAGGCCGTGACGTATCCGCCCCCGTGCGAGACGAGGACGAGGTTGCCATAGCCCGCAAGCTCGTTGCCGACATAGACGACGCGCCCGTCTTCCGCCGCGCGGATGCGCGTTCCTTCCGGGACAGCGATGTTCACGCCGTCGTTGCGCCGTCCGTCGGGCGTCGGGCCGAAGCCCGCGAGCACCGTTCCCTCGACCGGCCACGCGAAGGAGGGCGAGTCGCTGGCAGCCGGCGCATCGTTGCGCTCGGGGTAGGTGGGCGTCTGCTCGCGCGGCGCGACGGCAGCGACCTGCTGCTGCGCCGGGGCCGCACGCTCGACCGGTGCCACGGGGGCCGCGGCGCGCTGAGGCGCAGGGGCAACGGCGACACGCTCTTCCCGCGCGGCGGGCGCTGCAGGAGCCGGCACCGCTGCCGCGGGCTTCGCACGCGGCGTGGCCGCTGCGACGCGGGCGGGCGCGGGCTCGGCCGGTGCGGCATCGCGCGCGGCGGTATTCTCCCACGCGGAACCGCGCAGCGCGTCGGGCGCGCGGGCCACCTTCCGCTCCGCCGGGGCGCGGGTCTGCACCGCTGCAGAGGGCTGGGTAGAGGGCCGGGGCGCCGAAGCGACCGCCGTACCCGTCCCGCCGGAGGGCGCGACCTTCAGGGTCTGCCCGACGCGGATCGCCTGCGACCGGCTGATGGCGTTCCAATCCTCCAGACCGTCGACGCGAACGCCATAGGTCCGCGAAATCGAGAACAGCGTGTCGCCGGGCGCGACCGTATGCGTCGCGGCACCCGAAACGCGCGTGGCTGCCGGGGCGGCTGCAGGTTCGCGCGCCGGCGCCGATGCCGATGGCGTGCGGGCGGCATATTGGGCACGCCTTTCTGCAAAGGTACGGGGCTCCGCCTCCCGGGGCGCCTCGGCACGCGGCGCGGGTGCATCCAGGCGGCTGACCGCCACCGGCTCCGGCGCGGCAATGCGGGAGACCTGCACGTCGCCTGCCGGCGCTGGCGGATAATAGGCCTCCGGCTCCTGCCAGCTGCGCAGCGGCTGCGCCGGGGCGGAGGACGCCATGCGCGTCGGGCTATCCATGTAGGCGTTGCCCTTCACGATGGGCGCCGGCGTGCTGCGCGCGCAGGCCGCAAGGCCGACACACAGGCCGGCAACGGCAACGCCGCGCAGAAGCGTGCTCAGGCGGGGCCGCGCGCTATCCCTCGCGGGCGATTCCGGAAACGAGCGGGACGAAGCGAACCGGCAGTAGGTCTTCATGGCGAATCCCCGTATCATCCTTTGTCACACGGACGAGGACCTGATGGTCCGAATCACGTCCGACGGGAATCACCATGATGCCGCCAATTTTCAATTGGTCCACAAGTGTTTGAGGAATTTCCTCCCCGGCGGCGGTAACGATGATGCGGTCGAAGGGCGCCTGCTCGGGCCAGCCCAGCATCCCGTCGCCGATCTTGCTCACCACCGTGTGCAGTTCCAGCGCCTCGAACCGCGCGCGCGCCTCGCGCAGCAGCGTCGGGAACCGCTCGACAGTGTAGACGCGCCTGCACAGGCGCGCCAGCACCGCCGCCTGGTAGCCCGAGCCGGTGCCGATTTCCAGCACGCGGTCGCGCGGCCCGACCTTCAGCGCCTCGGTCATGAAGGCCACGACATAGGGCTGGCTGATCGTCTGTCCGAACTCGATGGGCAGGGCCAGATCGTCATAGGCCTTGTCGGCGAAGGTACCCGGCACGAAGAGATGCCGCGGCGTCGCCTCCATCGCGTCGAGCACGCGCTTGTCGCGGATCCCGGCGCGGATCAGGCCGAGGATCAGCTTGGCGCGTTCCTCGTCGGTCGAGGGGACGGGGTTGCCCATGGGGCCTCCAGAGGGTTCAGCCGATGGCCTGCTCG
It contains:
- the yajC gene encoding preprotein translocase subunit YajC codes for the protein MFVTPAYAQAAGGGGADAFLLQLPFIIAIIAIFYFLLIRPQQKRMKEHRAKIEAVRRGDKIVTGGGILAKVTKVVDDGELEVELADGVRVRIVRSTVADVVSKGEPAEK
- a CDS encoding ATP-binding protein; its protein translation is MTVSDPLAADIARIADALERLAPPAPPVVDLAAADAFVWHAGPDWLEPVAKVNRVDMSLLHGIDRMRDALYENTQRFADGFPANNALLWGARGMGKSSLVKAIHAELLRDRPGRLVLVEIHREDLVSLPRLMKAIRGLDRRFIVFCDDLSFDSDDTTYKSLKAALDGGIEGRPENVVFYATSNRRHLMPRDMMENERSTAINPSEAVEEKVSLSDRFGLWLGFHNCGQDEFLAMIEGYIAHYDIDVPRETWQPEALEWAMTRGARSGRVAWQFITDLAGRTGTRLG
- a CDS encoding protein-L-isoaspartate(D-aspartate) O-methyltransferase — translated: MGNPVPSTDEERAKLILGLIRAGIRDKRVLDAMEATPRHLFVPGTFADKAYDDLALPIEFGQTISQPYVVAFMTEALKVGPRDRVLEIGTGSGYQAAVLARLCRRVYTVERFPTLLREARARFEALELHTVVSKIGDGMLGWPEQAPFDRIIVTAAGEEIPQTLVDQLKIGGIMVIPVGRDSDHQVLVRVTKDDTGIRHEDLLPVRFVPLVSGIAREG
- a CDS encoding peptidoglycan DD-metalloendopeptidase family protein gives rise to the protein MKTYCRFASSRSFPESPARDSARPRLSTLLRGVAVAGLCVGLAACARSTPAPIVKGNAYMDSPTRMASSAPAQPLRSWQEPEAYYPPAPAGDVQVSRIAAPEPVAVSRLDAPAPRAEAPREAEPRTFAERRAQYAARTPSASAPAREPAAAPAATRVSGAATHTVAPGDTLFSISRTYGVRVDGLEDWNAISRSQAIRVGQTLKVAPSGGTGTAVASAPRPSTQPSAAVQTRAPAERKVARAPDALRGSAWENTAARDAAPAEPAPARVAAATPRAKPAAAVPAPAAPAAREERVAVAPAPQRAAAPVAPVERAAPAQQQVAAVAPREQTPTYPERNDAPAASDSPSFAWPVEGTVLAGFGPTPDGRRNDGVNIAVPEGTRIRAAEDGRVVYVGNELAGYGNLVLVSHGGGYVTAYAHAKELLVQKGQTVRKGQVVALAGTTGGVSEPQVHFEIRKGTVALDPVPFLEQRPVAGGGAARGNG